One region of Primulina tabacum isolate GXHZ01 chromosome 17, ASM2559414v2, whole genome shotgun sequence genomic DNA includes:
- the LOC142531198 gene encoding signal peptide peptidase-like 4 isoform X1, whose protein sequence is MEMKNRAFYCAIFALLSGCLVFAGDIIHQDDFAPARPGCNNNFVLVKVPVWINGKEVAEFVGVGARFGPTLESKEKRANLTRVALADPPDCCSKPKNKITGEVMLAHRGNCSFVTKADMAEAAGASALLIINNRTELFKMVCKANETDVNVHIPVVMLSLDVDATLIQSTRDNSNVSIQLYSPKRPAVDVAEVFLWLMAVGTILCASYWSTWTAKEAAIEQEKLLKDGSDEYLSKETYSSTGVMEINIASAILFVVIASMFLIMLYKLMSHVFIEILVVVFCIGGMEGLQTCLVALLSSFRWFERAAGSYIKVPFLGAIAYLTLAVSPSCIAFAVLWAVFRRVSFAWIGQDILGIALIITVLQVIRVPNLKVGTVLLSCAFLYDIFWVFVSKWWFHESIMIVVARGDGSGEDGIPMLLKIPRMFDPWGGYSIIGFGDVILPGLVIAFALRYDWLSKKSLKDGYFLWAMIAYGLGLLTTYVALNLMDGHGQPALLYIVPFTLGTFIALAKKRGDLNHLWNRGDPGRVCPHVQLQPDDR, encoded by the exons ATGGAGATGAAGAACAGAGCTTTCTACTGTGCAATTTTTGCGTTGTTGAGTGGTTGTCTAGTGTTTGCAGGCGACATAATTCATCAAGATGATTTCGCTCCGGCGAGGCCTGGTTGCAATAACAACTTTGTACTG GTTAAAGTACCAGTGTGGATTAATGGTAAAGAAGTGGCAGAGTTTGTGGGTGTAGGAGCTCGATTTGGCCCCACCTTGGAATCGAAAGAGAAGCGTGCAAACCTTACTAGAGTTGCTCTTGCAGACCCTCCTGATTGTTGTAGTAAACCTAAGAACAAG ATTACAGGTGAGGTAATGTTGGCGCATCGGGGAAATTGCAGTTTTGTCACCAAAGCAGACATGGCAGAAGCTGCTGGAGCTTCAGCTTTACTTATAATAAACAACCGGACAG AACTCTTCAAGATGGTTTGTAAGGCAAACGAAACCGATGTAAATGTTCACATTCCGGTTGTTATGCTCTCATTGGATGTTGATGCAACCTTGATACAGAGTACGAGGGATAACTCAAATG TTTCCATTCAGTTGTACTCTCCAAAACGACCAGCGGTTGATGTTGCTGAGGTGTTCCTCTGGCTAATGGCTGTTGGTACAATATTATGTGCATCTTATTGGTCTACATGGACTGCAAAAGAAGCAGCTATTGAGCAGGAGAAGCTCTTGAAG GATGGGTCTGATGAATACCTCAGCAAGGAGACATATAGTTCCACCGGTGTCATGGAAATCAACATTGCATCAGCAATTTTGTTTGTTGTGATTGCTTCTATGTTCTTAATTATGCTCTACAAGTTGATGTCCCATGTGTTTATTGAGATTCTGGTGGTTGTGTTTTGCATCGGTGGCATGGAG GGTTTGCAAACTTGTCTAGTGGCTCTGTTATCAAG TTTCAGATGGTTTGAACGTGCTGCCGGATCGTATATAAAAGTACCTTTTCTGGGAGCCATAGCTTATCTTACACTTGCTGTTTCTCCTTCGTGCATAGCATTTGCTGTTTTATGGGCAGTTTTCCGACGTGTCTCCTTTGCTTGGATTGGTCAAGATATACTT GGAATTGCGTTGATTATAACTGTTCTCCAAGTAATACGAGTTCCAAATCTCAAG GTGGGCACGGTTCTACTGAGCTGTGCATTCTTGTATGATATTTTTTGGGTCTTCGTTTCCAAATGGTGGTTCCATGAGAGCATCATGATAGTG GTAGCTCGTGGTGATGGAAGCGGAGAAGATGGCATCCCAATGTTGCTAAAAATCCCTCGAATGTTTGATCCTTGGGGCGGATACAGTATCATTGGATTTGGAGATGTCATTTTACCAGGACTAGTAATAGCATTTGCCTTGAG ATATGATTGGCTGTCCAAGAAAAGTCTGAAGGATGGATACTTTCTGTGGGCAATGATTGCTTATGGTTTAG GGCTTCTCACCACTTATGTGGCTTTAAACTTGATGGACGGACATGGACAACCGGCTCTGCTTTACATCGTCCCTTTCACGCTAG GCACATTCATAGCATTGGCGAAGAAGAGAGGCGATTTGAATCATCTGTGGAACCGAGGGGATCCGGGGAGAGTTTGTCCACACGTTCAACTTCAACCAGATGACCGATGA
- the LOC142530622 gene encoding SKP1-like protein 21 yields MTEAGSEIVKPEMLKAYVWLRTCDDSIQQKVAMLCPFICHEIHSGMGSSKNYPISLPSRVNSGMLRLILDYCHFHQEPGNSNMERKSFDEKFVRMVTKRLCELMPLRLIIPE; encoded by the exons ATGACAGAAGCTGGTAGTGAAATAGTCAAACCTGAG ATGCTGAAGGCTTATGTGTGGCTTCGAACTTGTGATGATTCGATACAGCAAAAGGTTGCTATGCTTTGTCCATTCATTTGTCATGAAATCCACTCAGGCATGGGATCTTCTAAGAATTATCCCATTTCTCTTCCTTCACGGGTTAATTCTGGCATGCTGAGGTTAATACTTGACTATTGCCACTTTCATCAAGAACCAGGCAACTCTAATATG GAGAGGAAGTCCTTTGACGAGAAATTTGTTCGAATGGTTACTAAAAGGCTGTGTGAATTGATGCCTTTAAGGCTCATCATTCCTGAATAA
- the LOC142531198 gene encoding signal peptide peptidase-like 4 isoform X2, with product MEMKNRAFYCAIFALLSGCLVFAGDIIHQDDFAPARPGCNNNFVLVKVPVWINGKEVAEFVGVGARFGPTLESKEKRANLTRVALADPPDCCSKPKNKITGEVMLAHRGNCSFVTKADMAEAAGASALLIINNRTELFKMVCKANETDVNVHIPVVMLSLDVDATLIQSTRDNSNVSIQLYSPKRPAVDVAEVFLWLMAVGTILCASYWSTWTAKEAAIEQEKLLKDGSDEYLSKETYSSTGVMEINIASAILFVVIASMFLIMLYKLMSHVFIEILVVVFCIGGMEGLQTCLVALLSRWFERAAGSYIKVPFLGAIAYLTLAVSPSCIAFAVLWAVFRRVSFAWIGQDILGIALIITVLQVIRVPNLKVGTVLLSCAFLYDIFWVFVSKWWFHESIMIVVARGDGSGEDGIPMLLKIPRMFDPWGGYSIIGFGDVILPGLVIAFALRYDWLSKKSLKDGYFLWAMIAYGLGLLTTYVALNLMDGHGQPALLYIVPFTLGTFIALAKKRGDLNHLWNRGDPGRVCPHVQLQPDDR from the exons ATGGAGATGAAGAACAGAGCTTTCTACTGTGCAATTTTTGCGTTGTTGAGTGGTTGTCTAGTGTTTGCAGGCGACATAATTCATCAAGATGATTTCGCTCCGGCGAGGCCTGGTTGCAATAACAACTTTGTACTG GTTAAAGTACCAGTGTGGATTAATGGTAAAGAAGTGGCAGAGTTTGTGGGTGTAGGAGCTCGATTTGGCCCCACCTTGGAATCGAAAGAGAAGCGTGCAAACCTTACTAGAGTTGCTCTTGCAGACCCTCCTGATTGTTGTAGTAAACCTAAGAACAAG ATTACAGGTGAGGTAATGTTGGCGCATCGGGGAAATTGCAGTTTTGTCACCAAAGCAGACATGGCAGAAGCTGCTGGAGCTTCAGCTTTACTTATAATAAACAACCGGACAG AACTCTTCAAGATGGTTTGTAAGGCAAACGAAACCGATGTAAATGTTCACATTCCGGTTGTTATGCTCTCATTGGATGTTGATGCAACCTTGATACAGAGTACGAGGGATAACTCAAATG TTTCCATTCAGTTGTACTCTCCAAAACGACCAGCGGTTGATGTTGCTGAGGTGTTCCTCTGGCTAATGGCTGTTGGTACAATATTATGTGCATCTTATTGGTCTACATGGACTGCAAAAGAAGCAGCTATTGAGCAGGAGAAGCTCTTGAAG GATGGGTCTGATGAATACCTCAGCAAGGAGACATATAGTTCCACCGGTGTCATGGAAATCAACATTGCATCAGCAATTTTGTTTGTTGTGATTGCTTCTATGTTCTTAATTATGCTCTACAAGTTGATGTCCCATGTGTTTATTGAGATTCTGGTGGTTGTGTTTTGCATCGGTGGCATGGAG GGTTTGCAAACTTGTCTAGTGGCTCTGTTATCAAG ATGGTTTGAACGTGCTGCCGGATCGTATATAAAAGTACCTTTTCTGGGAGCCATAGCTTATCTTACACTTGCTGTTTCTCCTTCGTGCATAGCATTTGCTGTTTTATGGGCAGTTTTCCGACGTGTCTCCTTTGCTTGGATTGGTCAAGATATACTT GGAATTGCGTTGATTATAACTGTTCTCCAAGTAATACGAGTTCCAAATCTCAAG GTGGGCACGGTTCTACTGAGCTGTGCATTCTTGTATGATATTTTTTGGGTCTTCGTTTCCAAATGGTGGTTCCATGAGAGCATCATGATAGTG GTAGCTCGTGGTGATGGAAGCGGAGAAGATGGCATCCCAATGTTGCTAAAAATCCCTCGAATGTTTGATCCTTGGGGCGGATACAGTATCATTGGATTTGGAGATGTCATTTTACCAGGACTAGTAATAGCATTTGCCTTGAG ATATGATTGGCTGTCCAAGAAAAGTCTGAAGGATGGATACTTTCTGTGGGCAATGATTGCTTATGGTTTAG GGCTTCTCACCACTTATGTGGCTTTAAACTTGATGGACGGACATGGACAACCGGCTCTGCTTTACATCGTCCCTTTCACGCTAG GCACATTCATAGCATTGGCGAAGAAGAGAGGCGATTTGAATCATCTGTGGAACCGAGGGGATCCGGGGAGAGTTTGTCCACACGTTCAACTTCAACCAGATGACCGATGA